One Thiobacillus sp. genomic region harbors:
- the narL gene encoding two-component system response regulator NarL encodes MTTNTQSVLIVDDHPLFRRGLTQLLNTMDTFRLVGEAANGHEGIELVKRLRPDLLLLDLNMKDMSGIEVLKAVKAGDLETRVVMITVSDQADDLVAALRNGADGYLLKDMEPEQMVESLEAAASGRVIVSEALTHLLAAAIRHSNRPENVGEAGLTEQEVRILELIAGGMINKLIGRELDIAEGTVKVHVKHILRKLGLRSRVEAAVWAVERLLKPRSN; translated from the coding sequence ATGACCACCAACACGCAAAGCGTCCTCATCGTCGATGACCACCCCCTGTTCCGGCGCGGCCTGACCCAGTTGCTCAACACCATGGACACCTTTCGCCTGGTGGGCGAGGCGGCCAACGGCCATGAAGGTATCGAACTGGTCAAGCGACTGCGCCCCGACCTGCTGCTGCTGGACTTGAACATGAAGGACATGAGCGGCATCGAAGTGCTCAAGGCCGTGAAGGCGGGGGACCTGGAAACCAGGGTGGTGATGATCACCGTTTCCGACCAGGCGGACGATCTGGTGGCGGCCCTGCGCAACGGCGCCGACGGCTACCTGCTCAAGGACATGGAACCGGAGCAGATGGTGGAAAGCCTGGAGGCCGCCGCCAGCGGCCGGGTCATCGTCTCGGAAGCTCTAACCCATCTATTGGCCGCTGCCATTCGCCACAGCAACCGTCCTGAAAACGTCGGCGAGGCAGGACTCACGGAGCAAGAGGTGCGCATTCTGGAGCTCATCGCCGGCGGCATGATCAACAAGCTCATCGGTCGCGAGCTTGACATCGCAGAGGGCACCGTGAAGGTCCACGTCAAGCACATCCTGCGCAAGCTGGGCCTGCGTTCCCGGGTGGAGGCGGCGGTGTGGGCCGTGGAACGCCTGCTCAAGCCCAGGTCGAACTAA